A genomic region of Pseudoalteromonas rubra contains the following coding sequences:
- a CDS encoding GH92 family glycosyl hydrolase gives MKQNKVVRHLAFVSVSSAILAACGQAPSQSTGKQESANSNYVTDVVSYVDPLIGTKGPFNHRQAGNVTPGALVPFGMFNFGPEHAYTEDLLAESEGISKKILQEKKRVPVSPGGYNYQASRVKGFSFTRLSGTGCLGASGDIPVMPFTKDITFSPATDPINAYYSAGFSHDNETATPGYYQVGLDNGVNVELAATTRTGIANFTFDQADNAKLLFRTSYSQLGSGDAYVKVDAQKGEVSGYVTSGNFCGYLGEHNQRDYYTLHFVAKLDKDIAGSGGWKDDEVFAGQDSAKGGMGYGDNGWPDIGKGSGVWVDLDMEAGETVQMRVGISYVSLDNARENLEKEQAEQSFAQVRAQAQAAWENALSKVKVESDDSSKLRVFYTALFHSLYHPNIYSDVNGQYVGFDQQVHTVKGTQTHQYANFSGWDVYRSQLQLVTLLDKKRGSDIAQSLFNQASQYNGVWDRWTHNAGATGVMSGDPSTIAIANFVAFGADDFDVTGAYDSLYKAATEPTAFDLSEVGCPVFCRGQKPSLDQWQQLGYISDQSNSWEGASETLEQASSYFSLSQLADRLGKHDDASRFVNEAGYWRNIYNPSATESLGYIQGRNKDGSWKGEFDPFSGHLFVEGSPAQYLWMIPHDGAGLAKTLGGDKAMIQRLDSHFRKPDGTWVLYRDSAEFSDVSNQPSILSPWMYLHTSEAYKTQQTVRETMKQLWLDAPDGIPGQDDLGQMSSWYVFSSLGLYPKYPGRADLVLSSPQFKRARIGNLTLNAPQASDTHIYIDALKVNGKTSLKSWIDEAYIGEPVTLDFSLSETPNKAFGGAAEHRPPSYAPSVQ, from the coding sequence ATGAAACAAAATAAAGTGGTCAGGCACCTGGCTTTCGTATCAGTATCATCCGCTATTTTGGCTGCGTGTGGGCAGGCACCCAGTCAAAGTACAGGCAAACAAGAATCAGCAAATTCTAACTATGTTACAGACGTTGTATCCTATGTGGATCCCTTGATTGGGACAAAGGGGCCGTTTAACCACAGGCAGGCCGGTAATGTGACGCCGGGTGCATTGGTGCCATTTGGGATGTTTAATTTTGGTCCAGAGCATGCGTACACTGAAGATCTGCTGGCCGAATCTGAAGGGATCTCAAAAAAAATCCTGCAGGAAAAGAAACGTGTTCCTGTATCCCCAGGGGGCTACAATTATCAGGCTAGCCGTGTAAAAGGGTTTTCCTTTACGCGCCTGTCCGGAACCGGCTGTTTAGGCGCCTCAGGTGATATTCCTGTGATGCCATTTACCAAAGACATAACGTTTTCTCCTGCAACTGATCCAATTAATGCCTACTACAGCGCAGGTTTTAGCCATGATAATGAAACTGCCACACCCGGTTATTATCAGGTTGGCTTAGACAATGGTGTGAACGTTGAACTTGCCGCAACAACTCGCACGGGAATTGCAAACTTTACCTTTGACCAGGCAGACAACGCCAAGCTACTTTTCAGGACCTCATACTCACAACTCGGCAGTGGCGATGCTTATGTCAAAGTGGATGCTCAAAAAGGCGAAGTCTCAGGATATGTAACCTCAGGGAATTTTTGTGGTTATCTCGGCGAGCACAACCAAAGAGACTATTACACGCTGCACTTCGTCGCTAAGCTGGATAAAGACATTGCTGGTTCGGGTGGCTGGAAAGATGATGAGGTATTTGCAGGGCAGGATTCTGCCAAAGGTGGAATGGGCTACGGCGATAACGGCTGGCCGGATATAGGTAAAGGCTCAGGTGTTTGGGTTGACCTTGATATGGAGGCAGGTGAAACCGTGCAAATGCGTGTTGGCATTTCTTATGTGAGTCTTGATAACGCCAGAGAGAACCTTGAAAAAGAACAGGCAGAGCAGAGTTTTGCCCAAGTTAGGGCGCAGGCTCAGGCAGCCTGGGAAAACGCGCTTTCTAAAGTGAAAGTGGAGTCTGACGATTCCAGTAAACTCAGAGTCTTTTATACCGCGCTGTTCCATAGCTTGTATCATCCCAACATCTATTCAGATGTGAATGGTCAATATGTTGGGTTTGATCAGCAGGTTCATACTGTTAAAGGAACTCAGACACATCAGTATGCCAACTTCTCCGGGTGGGACGTATACCGCTCTCAGCTGCAGCTCGTCACTTTGTTAGACAAAAAGCGTGGTAGCGATATCGCTCAGTCATTGTTTAATCAGGCGAGCCAGTATAACGGCGTATGGGACCGCTGGACCCACAACGCGGGTGCAACCGGTGTCATGAGTGGTGATCCGTCAACAATCGCGATTGCAAACTTTGTGGCATTTGGTGCTGATGATTTTGACGTGACAGGCGCGTATGACTCATTGTACAAAGCTGCGACAGAGCCTACAGCGTTCGACTTGTCTGAGGTGGGCTGTCCGGTATTTTGTCGTGGCCAAAAACCTTCGTTAGATCAATGGCAGCAACTTGGATATATTTCAGACCAATCTAACAGCTGGGAAGGTGCATCGGAAACACTGGAACAGGCATCAAGCTATTTCTCCTTGTCTCAGCTGGCAGACCGTCTGGGTAAGCATGATGACGCCTCGCGTTTTGTGAATGAGGCAGGGTACTGGCGCAACATCTACAACCCGTCTGCCACAGAGTCGCTGGGCTATATCCAGGGGCGTAACAAAGATGGCAGCTGGAAAGGCGAGTTTGACCCGTTTTCTGGTCATCTCTTTGTCGAAGGCAGCCCGGCTCAGTATTTATGGATGATCCCGCATGATGGTGCAGGACTGGCAAAAACCTTGGGCGGTGACAAAGCCATGATCCAAAGGCTGGATAGCCATTTTCGCAAGCCAGATGGCACCTGGGTGTTGTATCGTGATTCAGCGGAGTTTTCAGATGTCTCAAACCAGCCATCCATCTTATCACCCTGGATGTACCTTCATACCTCAGAGGCATACAAAACACAGCAAACGGTACGCGAGACCATGAAGCAGTTATGGCTGGATGCGCCAGATGGCATTCCCGGTCAGGACGACTTGGGTCAGATGTCATCCTGGTATGTGTTTAGTAGTCTGGGACTTTATCCTAAATATCCGGGCCGTGCCGATCTGGTTTTGTCCAGTCCTCAGTTTAAACGCGCTCGCATTGGTAATCTGACGCTAAACGCACCGCAAGCATCAGACACGCATATTTATATTGATGCGCTTAAAGTCAATGGTAAAACCAGCCTGAAGAGCTGGATTGATGAGGCCTACATTGGTGAGCCTGTTACTTTGGATTTTTCTTTGAGTGAAACGCCAAATAAAGCGTTTGGCGGGGCTGCTGAGCACAGGCCGCCGAGCTATGCGCCTTCTGTTCAATAA
- a CDS encoding esterase-like activity of phytase family protein produces MRSCLFLTLLAPFFANSAAMQLEFLDEFIVSADLRVDGDKVGGLSSIEYTNGRYLLIADDSKKPRYFQANIAIKGQKIEQVQFEKSLPLVNKQTRSGVVDPESLRIAPNGKDIIWTSEGSIKYKHAPAIFMQTKQGLVNFTLPKMFEISKTSGPRHNAVFEGLTVAHSGKGIWVSAEGALKQDGEESNIEHGSLVRISYFDFASKSMQKQFAYYLEPMVNRPEAKPDAFRTTGLVEILQVNEHQLLTMERSYTAGIADGGNDVSIYLIDLKDVTDTSQMASLNQQSVRPARKTLLLDMASIKQQLGSKHIDNLEGMTFGPRLANGNMSLLMVSDDNFNVHGKQLSQILLFEVKTGK; encoded by the coding sequence ATGCGCAGTTGTCTATTCTTAACCTTACTGGCCCCTTTTTTCGCGAACTCAGCCGCTATGCAGCTCGAGTTTTTAGATGAATTTATTGTTTCGGCTGATCTACGCGTCGACGGAGACAAAGTCGGTGGGTTATCTAGCATTGAATACACTAATGGACGCTATTTATTAATCGCCGATGATTCTAAAAAGCCGCGCTATTTCCAGGCAAATATTGCGATTAAAGGTCAAAAAATTGAACAGGTTCAGTTCGAAAAATCCCTGCCTTTGGTAAACAAACAAACCCGTTCAGGTGTTGTGGACCCCGAAAGCCTTCGAATAGCACCGAATGGCAAGGACATCATTTGGACCAGTGAAGGCAGCATTAAATATAAGCATGCACCAGCTATCTTCATGCAGACTAAACAAGGTTTGGTTAACTTTACACTGCCAAAAATGTTCGAGATCAGCAAAACAAGCGGGCCAAGACATAATGCCGTCTTCGAAGGACTCACTGTCGCACACTCAGGCAAAGGTATTTGGGTGTCTGCGGAAGGTGCACTCAAGCAAGATGGGGAAGAATCCAATATTGAGCACGGTAGCCTGGTCCGCATCTCCTATTTTGATTTTGCCTCAAAGAGTATGCAAAAACAGTTCGCCTACTACCTGGAACCTATGGTGAATCGCCCGGAAGCAAAACCTGATGCGTTTCGCACTACCGGCCTGGTCGAGATATTGCAGGTAAATGAGCATCAGCTGCTGACGATGGAGCGCTCATACACGGCTGGTATTGCCGACGGCGGGAACGACGTAAGCATCTACCTCATTGATTTAAAAGATGTGACCGACACAAGCCAGATGGCCTCACTCAACCAACAATCCGTTCGCCCTGCTCGTAAAACCTTGCTATTAGACATGGCCAGCATTAAACAACAGCTGGGCTCAAAGCACATTGATAACCTGGAGGGCATGACTTTTGGTCCCCGGCTTGCCAATGGCAATATGAGCCTGCTAATGGTGTCTGATGATAATTTCAACGTACATGGCAAGCAGCTGAGTCAGATCCTGTTGTTCGAGGTTAAAACAGGCAAATAA
- a CDS encoding MBL fold metallo-hydrolase: MSIFKTLLAMALLLLSCAAVSASIQVQSVSSHCHILTGKDYGTNIGLLETSGGLLLIDPMPGEQYLAALEKAIQAINRKPVTHIFNTHAHTDHTGGNAYFISRGAHLVTGEMRPFGLFQHVVKSHTTTDNIYYHKPSNVIFVGDVFDTSWHPTFYAGGVAGFKNAIDTVLRIGDEQSLVVPGHGVATDKASLRRFRKNTLEWVDTIRALSAQGLSVKQIMASKTVIDLVERFNLSGKSPFLPQKAYRRFIERTIQVIERERGSV, encoded by the coding sequence ATGAGCATATTCAAAACGTTATTAGCCATGGCGTTACTTTTACTGAGCTGCGCTGCGGTCAGTGCCAGTATTCAGGTGCAGAGCGTGTCGTCGCACTGTCATATTCTAACCGGGAAAGACTACGGCACTAATATTGGCCTGCTTGAAACGTCCGGTGGATTACTTTTAATTGACCCTATGCCGGGTGAGCAATATTTGGCAGCGCTGGAAAAAGCCATTCAGGCAATCAACCGAAAACCCGTTACACATATTTTTAATACCCATGCCCACACAGATCATACCGGTGGCAATGCCTATTTTATTAGCCGGGGTGCGCACCTTGTGACGGGAGAAATGAGGCCGTTTGGTCTGTTTCAACATGTCGTGAAGTCTCATACCACCACAGATAACATCTATTATCACAAGCCGAGCAATGTCATATTTGTCGGCGATGTGTTCGATACCAGCTGGCATCCTACCTTTTATGCAGGCGGTGTTGCAGGCTTTAAAAATGCGATAGACACAGTTTTAAGAATAGGTGATGAGCAGAGCCTGGTGGTTCCGGGGCACGGGGTTGCTACGGATAAAGCCTCGTTGCGAAGGTTCAGAAAAAATACCCTCGAATGGGTGGATACCATCCGTGCCCTGAGCGCACAAGGGTTAAGCGTAAAGCAGATAATGGCAAGCAAAACGGTTATTGACCTTGTTGAGCGGTTTAATCTCTCGGGTAAATCGCCATTTTTGCCACAAAAAGCCTATCGGCGATTTATAGAGAGAACCATTCAGGTCATTGAACGTGAGCGCGGCTCTGTCTAG
- a CDS encoding peptide-N-glycosidase F-related protein, which translates to MKIGFICLLLFCTTALAKEQLLTPFTSFTKHGDHTFAVELASQENTGRHLLEIELGCASQGCSDWDYTVRFEWQKDGTSYELGRLITPYAGYMQRTMHGFDRTWRRTYTFDVSHLIPVLQGKGHFNVHYGGWGAKQSAFGISAKLHSDTQFNKQEVLRAIPLYESGSEGWPYKTSEYFDTLLTQRAFQFQANEQHAEIKMIVSSHGHALSFDNPQGEPELCGEWCDRFFTIKHNNDTIVKQQLWRKDCDMSATFPQGGTYIFARSNWCPGESVVPFSYDVDTAQTNNTIDLDWQRYSWQPSQYGNTAPRYIVNAVLVTYAKKPATTDIALTRIVSPNAQTPQRFGLQCGAIEAEIKNMGSADIHAVRFHYGITGQQRHFFDWQGNLKPGDTKIVRIPTRYLGQFDTQTARIKVSAEVSGDENMANNNANALMHMPLSLFNTPRLNILTGKIPDETKVELRDRHQNIIQSWHTFNAQQWHELVLEQPAGCYELVVYDSARDGLAFPFFNNRKGQGALNLSYDLDGKTVTHELQPDFGRKLSIPFTLGYKFGGCAAKAWQSDKAYRLGDAPVAYNGVIYQARHWSYGFQPDKSGQYDAWQPVSYCDGSPLNK; encoded by the coding sequence ATGAAAATCGGGTTTATCTGTCTTTTGCTGTTTTGCACTACTGCACTTGCCAAAGAGCAGCTGCTCACGCCATTCACCTCATTTACCAAACATGGTGATCATACATTTGCCGTCGAACTGGCGAGTCAGGAGAATACTGGCCGACACTTACTTGAAATAGAACTCGGCTGCGCGAGTCAGGGCTGCAGCGACTGGGACTACACAGTGCGATTTGAATGGCAAAAAGACGGTACCAGTTATGAGCTGGGCAGATTGATCACACCTTATGCGGGTTATATGCAACGCACTATGCATGGTTTTGACCGCACCTGGCGGCGTACCTATACCTTTGATGTGTCGCATTTAATCCCTGTGCTACAAGGAAAGGGACACTTTAATGTTCACTATGGTGGCTGGGGAGCCAAACAGTCAGCATTCGGGATTTCAGCAAAACTACACTCTGACACCCAATTTAACAAACAAGAGGTTCTGAGGGCTATACCGCTGTATGAATCGGGCTCTGAAGGCTGGCCATACAAAACCTCAGAGTACTTTGATACCTTGCTAACGCAACGCGCCTTTCAGTTTCAGGCCAATGAGCAACACGCCGAAATAAAAATGATCGTATCTTCCCACGGCCATGCTTTGTCATTCGATAACCCGCAAGGTGAGCCGGAGCTATGCGGAGAATGGTGCGACCGCTTCTTTACCATTAAGCACAACAACGACACAATTGTAAAACAGCAACTATGGCGAAAAGATTGCGATATGAGTGCGACCTTTCCTCAGGGAGGCACCTATATTTTCGCCCGTTCCAACTGGTGTCCTGGTGAATCTGTTGTCCCATTCAGTTATGACGTAGATACCGCGCAAACAAACAACACGATTGATCTGGACTGGCAACGCTATAGCTGGCAACCCTCTCAGTATGGCAATACAGCGCCACGCTACATTGTTAATGCTGTGCTGGTTACCTATGCAAAGAAGCCAGCGACCACAGATATTGCGCTAACCCGTATTGTATCGCCCAATGCGCAGACTCCTCAGCGGTTTGGCTTACAGTGCGGCGCGATTGAAGCTGAAATCAAGAACATGGGTAGCGCCGACATCCATGCAGTACGGTTTCACTACGGCATTACTGGGCAACAGCGGCACTTTTTCGACTGGCAGGGTAACCTCAAGCCCGGCGACACGAAAATAGTGCGCATCCCTACCCGCTATCTTGGCCAATTCGATACACAAACTGCGCGTATTAAGGTCAGTGCTGAGGTATCAGGAGATGAAAACATGGCGAATAATAATGCTAACGCCTTAATGCATATGCCGTTATCATTATTCAACACACCCAGGCTCAATATTCTGACCGGTAAAATCCCGGACGAAACCAAAGTAGAGTTACGTGACAGGCATCAAAATATCATACAGTCCTGGCATACCTTCAATGCACAGCAGTGGCATGAGTTGGTGCTTGAACAACCGGCGGGATGTTACGAGTTAGTCGTGTATGACTCTGCCAGAGATGGCCTGGCTTTTCCTTTTTTCAATAATCGTAAAGGCCAGGGCGCACTAAACCTGTCCTATGACTTAGACGGAAAAACGGTCACCCATGAATTACAACCAGACTTTGGCCGCAAGCTCTCAATCCCTTTCACACTTGGATACAAATTTGGCGGATGCGCAGCAAAAGCATGGCAAAGCGACAAAGCCTACCGCCTGGGTGATGCGCCGGTGGCGTACAATGGCGTCATTTATCAAGCCAGGCACTGGAGCTATGGATTTCAACCCGACAAATCGGGCCAATATGACGCCTGGCAGCCGGTGAGCTACTGTGACGGTAGTCCTTTAAACAAGTAA